Genomic DNA from Jonesia denitrificans DSM 20603:
CAGCTTCCGCAAGCACTGGTTGATTGTTTTGCGTACGGCGATCTTGCTCTCATTGAAGAGGCAATTACAGGTACTGAGGTGTCGGTGTCGGTCGTCGAGTCGCCGGATGTGACGGCGCTCCCCGCCGTGGAAATCATCACTGACGGTCCTTATGATTACGATGCTCGGTATAACCCAGGTCGCACCCAGTATTTTACGCCTGCTCGTTTGGACCCAGAAATTGCCGATGCGGCCGCCCGTGTTGCGTTGACCGCACACACGACGTTGGGGTTACGGCATGTGTCACGCTCGGACCTCATTATTGATGGTAAGGGTCAGGTCTGGTTCCTTGAGGTGAATGTGGCGCCGGGGATGACGGAGACGTCGCTTCTTCCTCAAGCTGTTGTTGCTTCTGGACAGTCTCTTCCTGACGCTTACTCGTCGTGGGTTCGTGCTGCGTTGGTTGTTGCTGATTCGGCGGCGCAGTAGCGTTTTTTGCTTCGTGCGGGGACGAATATTCACAAAAACAGGGCGTAGAGCCCTGTTTTTGTTTGTCAGTGCGCCATCACCCTACCCCCTACGCAAAAGTGACTCACAGAGCCATTTCTGTGAGTCACTTTTGGGCGTTTAGTGAGTTATTTGCGCTCTCTTCGCTGAGCCTCGCTGATGACACAGTTGACTAACAGCTGAACCCCATTATTGTGCTGATTGCGTTGCGGAACCTGCCGGTGACACGCCACCAACTTCTGGAGCCATCATCTCCAAAATTCGATCGAGGTCTTCCAATGTCGCAAACTCCACTGTGAGGCGTCCCTTCGTCTTTCCTAGGTTCACTTTCACCCGGGTATCAAAACGGTCGGACAACCGTGACGAGAGTGACTCCGCAACTTCGTTGGGGACAGAAGCCCGGCGTACTGGCTTTTTCGTGTCCCCACCTGCAGACATCGTGACAGCTTCTTCTGTCGCACGGACGGACAAACCCTCCGACACAATACGTTGTGCCAGTTTCTCCATGTCTGCTGTTTGAGAAAGGCCAAGAAGGGCACGTGCATGCCCTGCACTCAACACTCCCGCAGCGACACGACGCTGGACAAGAGGCGGCAGGTTCAAGAGCCGCAACGTGTTGGAGATCTGGGGACGCGACCGGGAAATCCTGGTGGCCAATTCTTCGTGTGTGCATTCGAAATCGTCCAGTAATTGGCGGTAAGCAGCTGCCTCTTCTAAGGGATTGAGCGCACTCCGATGGAGGTTTTCGAGGAGTGCGTCACGCAACATCGCAGAATCATCTGTGTCCCGGATAATCGCCGGGATTGTGTCTAATCCTGCTTCACGTGTGGCACGCCAGCGACGTTCCCCCATGATGAGCTCGTAGTCGCCCTCAGACTTTTGCCGAACGACAACCGGCTGCAGCACACCAATTTCCCGGATGGATCCGACAAGCTCGTCGAGTTCACCTTCATCAAAGTTCACACGAGGTTGGCGGGGGTTCGGTGTGATGGCGTCAGTGGGGATCTCAGCGAACCGTGCACCGGGCACGGGAACAAGTTCAGATTCCGGCGCTGTGTGACGTCTCGTTCCCCCCTGCCGTGCACGTGGTTGATCTCCCACGGGAGGAACCGCGCTGGCATTGTCCGGCGTGTCAGTGGAGGTTCTGCGACGTGGCGGAGCTTGCAGCACTTCGCGAGCGCCGTGCGACAACAAGCTTGGCTTCGTTGCCGCCGCTTCTTGTGGTGACCGGTTATCGGGGAAGAATACGTCAACTGGTCTATCGTTGTCCCCGCTGGTGGGAATGAGAGCCCCTAGCCCGCGCCCCAAACCACGCTTCTTCTCACTCATCGTGTCCTTCTTCCTTCGTAACTCACCGATTTGTTAGTGATCGTGTTGGAGCTTGCAGGCCATTTCATATGCAGCCTGACGGTATGCCAGGGCCCCCGTGGATGTCGGTTCATACGACACAACAGTTTGTCCATAGGACGGGGCTTCTGACACTCGAACTGATCGCGGGATTGTGGTGTCGAGCGTTTGGGCAGAGAAGTGTTCACGCACTTCTCCAACTACCTGTTGGGCAAGGTTGGTACGTCCGTCATACATGGTGAGCAAAATCGTGGAGACATGAAGTTCACGGTTGAGGTGAGCTTGGATCATCTCAATGGTTTTCAGAAGTTGGCTGAGACCTTCAAGTGCGTAGTACTCACATTGGATGGGGATGAGCACTTCGCGCCCCGTCACAAAGGCGTTCACTGTCAGAAGGCCAAGGCTAGGTGGGCAATCAACGAAAACATAGTCGATGCGCGGCAGCCCTTGCTCGTCTCGTTGCGTCAAGTAGTCATCGAGTGCCCGTCGAAGTCGTGTTTCACGTGAAACAAGCGACACCAATTCGATCTCAGCTCCCGATAGATCAATCGTTGCTGGAACAACCAAGAGGTTGGGAAACTCAGGGCACGGAACGACTGTCTCAGCCATAGACATCCCGTCAACCAGCACATCATAAATCGAGGGCACACCTGAATGATGATCGACCCCCAAAGCAGTGGAGGCGTTACCTTGCGGATCAGAGTCGATGACCAGAACGTTGAGACCTCCTTGCGCCATCGATGCTGCCAGGTTCACTGTTGAGGTTGTCTTCCCCACCCCACCCTTTTGGTTCGCCACGGTGATGATGCGCGTGCGATCTGGTTTCGGGTACTGCAAACCTTGCAACGTCATTCGCCGTCGCGTGTCTTCAGCCAGTTGCGCGGCCAGTGGCGTGGAGTCGTCGATGTCCGGAATGCTGCTCACTACGTTCTCGATTCGTGTGTCTCGGGTCATCACCGTATCTACAGTGAGACGTGGTCACTCTCACCGCACGCCCATCCATGGTGACCGGCCATGCTCTCCCGACGTTGCCAGGGGGCGATGAACCGAAGAAGGCGGTAACTCAACGATACTGTGCGGACGCGCGACACGCAGTAACGACTCTCCCTCAGTCGCGAATGAACATTTCCCACCCCTGGGCGACCTGCACGGTCAAGGAGGAATCACAAAGATCACAGTGCCGCCTACTCCCCTCATGATCTTCGCCAAACTTTGTGACACAAGAAAGCGGTCAATGTTTCACGTGAAACATTGACCGCTTTTTGCGATGATGAAGGGACCCCAAAATAGTCGGCTACACCCCTTGGCGCGCAACGGTGACAACCGTTGTTGGCTCCACTTGTTCGAGTGTGGGTGCAGAACTAATCACAGGTTCACCCATCGAGTACTTCCTGAACACCTTACGGGCGGGATCAACTTCAGCAGCAACGTTTCGCCCCTTCAAAAGAACGAGCATCCCCTGTGGCTCAAGAAGCGGCAATGCCCAACGGGACAATTTATCCAACGCAGCAACTGC
This window encodes:
- a CDS encoding ParB/RepB/Spo0J family partition protein → MSEKKRGLGRGLGALIPTSGDNDRPVDVFFPDNRSPQEAAATKPSLLSHGAREVLQAPPRRRTSTDTPDNASAVPPVGDQPRARQGGTRRHTAPESELVPVPGARFAEIPTDAITPNPRQPRVNFDEGELDELVGSIREIGVLQPVVVRQKSEGDYELIMGERRWRATREAGLDTIPAIIRDTDDSAMLRDALLENLHRSALNPLEEAAAYRQLLDDFECTHEELATRISRSRPQISNTLRLLNLPPLVQRRVAAGVLSAGHARALLGLSQTADMEKLAQRIVSEGLSVRATEEAVTMSAGGDTKKPVRRASVPNEVAESLSSRLSDRFDTRVKVNLGKTKGRLTVEFATLEDLDRILEMMAPEVGGVSPAGSATQSAQ
- a CDS encoding ParA family protein, whose product is MSSIPDIDDSTPLAAQLAEDTRRRMTLQGLQYPKPDRTRIITVANQKGGVGKTTSTVNLAASMAQGGLNVLVIDSDPQGNASTALGVDHHSGVPSIYDVLVDGMSMAETVVPCPEFPNLLVVPATIDLSGAEIELVSLVSRETRLRRALDDYLTQRDEQGLPRIDYVFVDCPPSLGLLTVNAFVTGREVLIPIQCEYYALEGLSQLLKTIEMIQAHLNRELHVSTILLTMYDGRTNLAQQVVGEVREHFSAQTLDTTIPRSVRVSEAPSYGQTVVSYEPTSTGALAYRQAAYEMACKLQHDH